The proteins below come from a single Metarhizium brunneum chromosome 1, complete sequence genomic window:
- the AO-I_2 gene encoding Copper amine oxidase 1, whose product MTVHSNPAVAAGPHPLTQLSADEFTKARDIIVKQYGSSQSLYFRQINLEEPSKESLIPYLEAEHAGSLTADTPRPARQAHVEYDLIKVDRHELVRAVVDLDAAKVVRSDTAPPHSYPYFTTDEFTQFFDHCVASEMFKEAMTEFVLPEGFELSIDPWPHGPSDKDDDPRLMQGLVFAHDARKNHPDTNHYSYPVPIIPVMDWVTKKVIRVDRLATGGSDDGLDPVPRREKPRKLFEKSKPAEWIPELLEHPMRTDLKPLNVVQPEGASFTIQDDGLIEWQKWRFRVGFTPREGAVLHDVCYQNRPVFYRLSFSELTVPYADPRPPFHRKQAFDFGDGGVGRMANNLTLGCDCLGAIHYIDSLLSGPDGSPMPAESVVCIHEADEGILWKHTNFRTNNAVVARARELVVQFICTLANYEYIFAFKLDLAGGITLETRATGMLSVVAIDEDKASGYGNVVAPGVLAQNHQHIFAARIDPAIDSYRGTQVVVEESHGVRKNPTTNPHGNLYEVRRRVVDGPTHVDAEPRLNRTLKMENPDRKNAVSGRNLAYKLVAPATQMMLADEESVLSQRAQFARHNAWVTGYRDGEFWVAGEFTNQSRAEAGGIGDMVRRGDWFTEEGKPSGANGHGQRSSPVVWPVYGLTHNPRVEDWPVMPIEMYQIHLRPVDFFEANPALDVPSKKNESSVLVPCCGTNRVANGNGCASA is encoded by the exons ATGACGGTTCACTCCAACCCCGCCGTGGCTGCTGGCCCCCATCCGCTGACACAGCTCTCGGCCGACGAGTTCACGAAGGCACGAGACATCATTGTCAAGCAGTATGGCAGCTCTCAGTCCCTGTACTTTAGGCAGATAAATCTCGAGGAGCCGAGCAAGGAGTCTCTCATTCCGTACCTGGAAGCTGAGCATGCGGGCAGTCTGACGGCAGACACGCCTCGGCCAGCGAGACAGGCTCATGTCGAGTATGACCTTATCAAGGTGGATAGGCATGAGCTTGTGAGGGCCGTGGTCGATTTGGATGCTGCAAAGGTGGTTCGCAGCGATACTGCACCACCTCATTCGTATCCCTACTTTACCAC TGATGAGTTTACCCAGTTCTTTGACCACTGCGTGGCGTCGGAAATGTTCAAGGAGGCCATGACGGAATTTGTTCTCCCCGAGGGCTTTGAGCTCAGCATTGATCCGTGGCCACATGGCCCGTcagacaaggacgacgaccCCAGGCTCATGCAGGGCCTGGTGTTTGCCCACGACGCGAGGAAGAACCACCCCGACACCAACCACTATAGCTATCCCGTCCCCATCATCCCCGTCATGGACTGGGTCACCAAGAAGGTGATCCGAGTAGACAGGCTGGCCACCGGCGGAagcgacgacggcctggacCCCGTCCCTCGCCGCGAGAAGCCCAGGAAGCTGTTTGAGAAGTCCAAACCGGCGGAATGGATCCCCGAGCTTCTCGAGCACCCGATGCGGACCGACTTGAAGCCCCTCAACGTCGTCCAGCCCGAGGGCGCGTCCTTCACCATCCAAGACGACGGCCTCATCGAGTGGCAGAAGTGGCGGTTCCGCGTGGGCTTCACGCCTCGCGAGGGCGCCGTCCTCCACGACGTGTGCTACCAGAACCGCCCGGTCTTCTACCGCCTCAGCTTCTCCGAGCTGACGGTCCCCTACGCCGACCCCCGGCCGCCGTTCCACCGCAAGCAGGCGTTtgactttggcgacggcggcgtcggccgcATGGCCAACAACCTGACCCTCGGATGCGACTGTCTCGGCGCCATCCACTACATCGACTCTCTGCTCAGCGGCCCCGACGGATCGCCCATGCCAGCAGAATCCGTAGTCTGCATCCACGAGGCCGACGAAGGCATCCTCTGGAAGCACACCAACTTCCGCACCAACAACGCCGTCGTAGCGCGGGCCCGAGAGCTGGTCGTGCAGTTTATCTGCACCCTCGCCAACTACGAGTACATCTTTGCCTTTAAGCTCGACCTAGCGGGGGGCATTACCCTCGAGACGCGCGCCACCGGCATGCTCAGCGTCGTGGCCAttgacgaggacaaggccagcggCTACGGCAACGTGGTGGCCCCCGGGGTGCTCGCCCAGAACCACCAGCACATCTTTGCCGCGCGGATCGACCCGGCCATCGACTCGTACCGCGGCACccaggtcgtcgtcgaggagagCCACGGTGTGAGGAAAAACCCCACGACCAACCCCCACGGCAACCTGTACGAGGTCAGGcgccgcgtcgtcgacgggcCGACGcacgtcgacgccgagccGAGACTGAACCGGACCCTGAAGATGGAGAACCCCGACAGGAAGAATGCCGTTTCGGGCAGGAACCTGGCGTACAAGCTCGTCGCGCCGGCTACCCAGATGATGCTGGCGGACGAGGAGAGCGTCCTCTCCCAGCGCGCGCAGTTTGCGCGGCACAACGCCTGGGTCACCGGGTACCGGGACGGCGAGTTCTGGGTCGCGGGGGAGTTTACTAACCAGAGCCGCGCGGAGGCCGGAGGCATCGGTGACATGGTTCGCCGGGGGGACTGGTTCACGGAGGAAGGGAAGCCAAGCGGCGCCAATGGACACGGACAGAGGAGCTCGCCTGTGGTTTGGCCCGTGTATGGCCTCACGCATAATCCCCGCGTGGAGGACTGGCCGGTCAT GCCCATAGAGATGTACCAGATTCACCTTCGCCCCGTGGACTTTTTCGAGGCAAACCCTGCTCTTGATGTTCCGTCCAAGAAGAATGAGTCGAGTGTGCTTGTCCCATGCTGCGGGACCAACCGAgtcgccaacggcaacgggTGTGCTTCTGCGTAG
- the BNA6 gene encoding Nicotinate-nucleotide pyrophosphorylase yields the protein MATDNKAHLLPPSYKTQITAWLAEDTPTFDYAGFVVGEVPRRATLLAKSPGILAGVPFFTEVFAQTGCSVEWHHAEGAPLDPSSSPGGKVQVATVAGPARGILLGERVALNTLARCSGVATQSRRVVSLVRGAGYAGVLAGTRKTTPGFRLVEKYGMLVGGADAHRMDLSAMVMLKDNHVWSRGSITDAVRAAKAVAGFSVKVEVEVQSEEEADEAIAAGADVVMLDNFTGDGVRAAARSLKERWAGRSFLLEVSGGLTGDNVEAYVCNDVDIISTSSIHQGVPHVDFSLKIEH from the exons atggccaccgacAACAAAGCGCACCTCCTCCCGCCGTCCTATAAAACCCAAATAACCGCCTGGCTGGCCGAAGACACCCCCACCTTCGACTACGCCGgcttcgtcgtcggcgaaGTGCCCCGGCGCGCCACCCTCCTCGCCAAGTCGCCCGGCATCCTCGCCGGCGTCCCCTTCTTCACCGAGGTCTTCGCCCAGACGGGCTGCAGCGTCGAGTGGCACCACGCCGAGGGCGCGCCGCTGGAcccgtcgtcctcgcccggcggcaaggtcCAGGTGGCCACGGTGGCCGGCCCCGCGCGCGGCATCCTGCTCGGGGAGCGCGTGGCCCTCAACACGCTCGCCCGCTGCTCCGGCGTGGCCACCCAGTCGCGCCGCGTCGTCTCGCTGGTCCGCGGCGCCGGCTACGCGGGCGTCCTGGCGGGCACGCGCAAGACCACCCCGGGCTTCAGGCTCGTCGAGAAGTACGGCATGCTGgtgggcggcgccgacgcccaCCGCATGGACCTGAGCGCCATGGTGATGCTCAAGGACAACCACGTCTGGAGCAGGGGCAGCATCACCGACGCCGTGCGggccgccaaggccgtcgccggcttcagcgtcaaggtcgaggtcgaggtgcagagcgaggaggaggccgacgaggccattgccgcgggcgccgacgtcgtcatGCTGGACAACTTCACTGGCGACGGGGTCCGCGCCGCGGCGAGGTCGTTGAAGGAGCGCTGGGCGGGGAGGAGCTTCCTGCTCGAGGTTTCGGGGGGGTTGACGGGCGACAATGTCGAGGCGTATGTCTGCAATG ACGTGGATATTATTTCAACCAGCTCCATCCACCAGGGTGTGCCGCACGTCGACTTTTCTCTCAAGATTGAGCACTGA